Proteins encoded by one window of Rutidosis leptorrhynchoides isolate AG116_Rl617_1_P2 chromosome 7, CSIRO_AGI_Rlap_v1, whole genome shotgun sequence:
- the LOC139858292 gene encoding cell cycle checkpoint protein RAD17-like, whose protein sequence is MGKRAIVVLSSSSDDDEGFSKSSLSNFKNRNPNPNPKSKAVSVPRINPKKGSKKARSSGSRSHPGKNANPFEEMKLFCEDFGEGFSGFKVPAGYRRDNKELWLEKYKPCSLMDLCVHKKKVDEVRGWFEERIKGGKDENCSHVLLITGQPGVGKSATVHAVASHLGATVYEWNAPTPTIWQEHLHTTNAGMRYISKLDEFENFVEKIRKYGMISPSLTGEPQKPVIILIDDLPVINGKVSYARLKRSLHLLVQSVRIPTVILVTDYSTTDTADYMSRCWEELQTFLQSSGACKVAFNPITTNSISKTLSKICKGEKLNITADQIDVVAKASGGDIRHAITSLQYLCLKSDPKRNGSHKTDHLDDEYSLPFGRDETLSLFHALGKFLHNKRDTENSTISGMSSFMLREDFTRLPMKMDAPEKVLSQAHGQARPITDFLQENVLDFLHEEAMDETWAVASYLSDADTLLASLVGGQSRNYEIENIIQSTAASVAVRGVMFGNRQPLSSRWHAIRRPTLWQVEQSLWRNKKEMFGERSVAYSGANLFNLSIIATEWKPVYKWLGSRAHQGSTVDDMVDDEDYQDNEVCDDDDEIEDW, encoded by the exons ATGGGGAAGAGGGCGATTGttgtattatcatcatcatcagatgatgaTGAGGGTTTTTCTAAGTCTAGCTTGAGTAATTTTAAGAACaggaacccgaacccgaacccgaaatCAAAAGCGGTTTCAGTTCCTCGAATTAACCCTAAGAAAGGATCAAAGAAGGCTCGGAGTTCAGGCTCTCGCTCTCATCCTGGAAAAAATGCTAATCCTTTTGAGGAG ATGAAATTGTTTTGTGAGGATTTCGGTGAAGGGTTTAGTGGCTTCAAGGTACCTGCTG GCTATAGAAGGGACAACAAAGAATTATGGTTGGAAAAATATAAACCTTGTTCATTGATGGACCTATGTGTTCATAAAAAAAAG GTTGACGAGGTGAGAGGTTGGTttgaagaaagaataaaaggtggaaAG GATGAAAATTGCAGTCATGTTCTTCTCATTACTGGACAACCAGGAGTTGGAAAATCT GCAACAGTTCATGCAGTTGCCTCTCATCTCGGGGCCACTGTATATGAATGGAACGCACCTACTCCCACAATTTGGCAAGAACATTTACATACTACGAATGCAG GCATGCGCTACATCTCAAAATTGGATGAGTTTGAGAATTTTGTTGAGAAGATAAGGAAGTACGGAATGATTTCTCCCTCATTAACTGGGGAACCACAAAAACCAGTTATCATTTTAATTGATGATCTTCCAGTTATAAATGGAAAAGTTTCTTACGCGAGACTTAAACGCAGCTTACATCTTCTTGTACAATCTGTTCGTATTCCAACTGTCATATTGGTTACAGACTACAGCACAACAGATACCGCAGATTACATGTCTCGATGTTGGGAAGAACTTCAAACGTTTCTTCAAAGTTCAGGGGCCTGTAAG GTGGCTTTTAATCCAATCACGACGAACTCTATCTCAAAGACACTTTCTAAAATTTGCAAAGGTGAAAAGCTTAACATAACAGCTGACCAAATCGATGTTGTTGCTAAAGCAAGTGGAGGTGATATCAGACATGCAATCACATCTTTGCAGTACTTGTGTTTAAAATCGGATCCAAAAAGAAACGGGTCCCACAAGACTGATCATTTGGATGATGAGTATTCTCTACCGTTTGGCAGGGATGAAACTCTCTCCTTGTTTCATGCCCTCGGAAAGTTTTTGCACAATAAACGAGACACGGAAAATTCTACTATATCTG GTATGAGTTCTTTTATGTTAAGAGAGGATTTTACAAGATTACCTATGAAAATGGACGCACCCGAGAAGGTTCTTAGTCAAGCACATGGGCAAGCAAGGCCTATTACTGATTTTTTACAAGAAAATG TTCTCGATTTTCTACATGAGGAAGCGATGGATGAAACATGGGCCGTGGCTTCTTATTTAAGTGATGCGGACACACTTCTTGCTTCACTCGTTGGAGGGCAGTCTCGAAACTATGAAATCGAGAACATTATTCAGTCGACTGCGGCGTCGGTTGCAGTACGTGGGGTGATGTTTGGAAATCGTCAACCTTTATCTTCAAG GTGGCATGCCATTCGTCGCCCAACGTTGTGGCAAGTTGAGCAATCTCTATGGCGCAACAAG AAAGAGATGTTCGGAGAAAGATCAGTTGCATATAGTGGTGCAAACCTATTTAATCTTTCAATCATTGCAACCGAATGGAAACCTGTTTATAAATGGCTAGGGTCCAGAGCACACCAAGGATCAACTGTTGACGACATGGTTGATGATGAAGATTACCAAGACAACGAGGTTTGTGACGATGATGATGAAATAGAAGATTGGTAG